A window of Streptomyces sp. SAI-127 contains these coding sequences:
- a CDS encoding HD domain-containing protein, with the protein MTTPDPLHRALDAPGPRPLPDEVVRLLRALDAPPRLAAHLRLVHDVAYELVEWLEQRYPALPLDREAVLFGAATHDVGKAVHIRELSGSGSAHEEAGRELLLAHGTAPELARFAATHASWTHPDIGLEDLLVSVADKIWKNKRVPELEDLVVRRLAEVSGRAVWEEFLDLDDALTAVGEGAQERLAFQAAHPV; encoded by the coding sequence GTGACCACCCCCGACCCCCTGCACCGAGCCCTCGACGCCCCCGGCCCCCGCCCCCTCCCCGACGAGGTGGTCCGTCTCCTGCGTGCCCTCGACGCCCCGCCCCGCCTGGCGGCCCACCTGAGGCTTGTGCACGACGTGGCGTACGAGCTCGTCGAGTGGCTGGAACAGCGGTACCCGGCGCTGCCACTCGACCGCGAGGCAGTGCTGTTCGGGGCCGCGACGCACGACGTGGGCAAGGCCGTGCACATCCGCGAGCTTTCCGGTTCCGGCTCCGCACACGAGGAGGCCGGACGCGAGCTTCTCCTGGCCCACGGCACAGCCCCCGAACTCGCCCGCTTCGCCGCCACCCACGCGAGCTGGACCCACCCGGACATCGGTCTCGAAGACCTGCTCGTCAGCGTCGCCGACAAGATCTGGAAGAACAAACGGGTGCCGGAGCTGGAGGACCTGGTGGTCAGGAGGCTGGCCGAGGTGAGCGGGCGGGCGGTCTGGGAGGAGTTCCTGGACCTCGACGACGCGCTGACGGCCGTAGGAGAAGGTGCTCAGGAGCGGCTGGCCTTCCAGGCGGCCCACCCCGTGTGA
- a CDS encoding response regulator transcription factor yields MTGTAGSRTGRVRVLIVDDEPALNEVLSVAVTEAGWRPYPALDGRSALSTARGCAPHAVVLDGMLPDLDGLQVLRRLRQENPKLPVLMLTARDALEHRLDGLEAGADDYVTKPFSLEEVVLRLRGLLRRAAARDGRTDDSVQVLGDLVMTGDTREVRRAGVPVQLTAKEYDLLSLLLGHPRQVLSKAQILDHVWSSSFDGGGNLVEVYISSLRRKIDKGRAPMIHTVRGLGYAIRAAEDGR; encoded by the coding sequence ATGACTGGCACCGCCGGGTCCCGAACCGGCCGCGTAAGAGTGCTCATCGTCGACGACGAGCCCGCACTCAACGAAGTGCTGTCCGTCGCCGTCACCGAGGCGGGCTGGCGTCCCTATCCGGCGCTCGACGGGCGCAGCGCACTGAGTACGGCGCGCGGCTGCGCACCACACGCCGTCGTGCTCGACGGGATGCTGCCCGACCTGGACGGCCTCCAGGTGCTGCGCCGGCTGCGCCAGGAGAACCCGAAGCTGCCCGTCCTGATGCTCACCGCCCGCGACGCCCTCGAACACCGCCTCGACGGCCTGGAAGCAGGCGCCGACGACTACGTCACCAAGCCCTTCTCCCTGGAGGAGGTCGTGCTGCGGCTGCGCGGACTGCTGCGCCGGGCCGCGGCCCGGGACGGCCGCACCGACGACTCGGTCCAGGTGCTCGGCGACCTCGTCATGACCGGGGACACGCGCGAAGTGCGCCGGGCGGGTGTGCCCGTCCAGCTCACCGCGAAGGAGTACGACCTGCTCAGCCTGCTGCTCGGCCATCCACGCCAGGTGCTCAGCAAGGCACAGATCCTCGACCACGTCTGGAGCAGCTCCTTCGACGGCGGCGGCAATCTCGTCGAGGTCTACATCTCCAGTCTGCGCAGGAAGATCGACAAGGGACGGGCACCGATGATCCACACCGTGCGCGGCCTCGGGTACGCCATCAGGGCCGCGGAGGACGGGAGATGA
- a CDS encoding acetylxylan esterase — MTAFDLPTRELERYRPDVQEPPDFDGFWRDTLKEAAQRDVLGSVRPVESGLRLTQTWDVTFRGFAGDPVRAWYSRPAGVGEPLPAVVEYAGYGRGRGLPHERLTWVNAGYAHLLMDNRGQGDQYGNGGATPDPHASAPGGPGPAARGLLDPRDYHYRRLITDAVRAVAAVRALPGVDASRVAAVGNSQGGGLALAVAGLVPDLAAVLVTAPFLCGIRRALDLTDASPYGEIGAYLSVHRGAQEAAYRTLAYMEGISFARRAAAPAHFGIGLRDTVCPPSGAYAAFNRYGELTGADPRKEIHAYPYNGHEGGDAVQVRRQLDWLREVLEPGPVSSQRG; from the coding sequence GTGACTGCGTTCGACCTGCCGACGAGGGAGCTGGAGCGCTACCGTCCCGATGTCCAGGAGCCCCCGGATTTCGACGGGTTCTGGCGTGACACCCTCAAAGAGGCAGCGCAGAGGGACGTGTTGGGGTCGGTGCGCCCGGTGGAGAGCGGGCTGCGGCTGACGCAGACCTGGGACGTCACCTTCCGGGGCTTCGCCGGCGATCCGGTGCGCGCCTGGTACAGCAGACCGGCCGGGGTGGGCGAGCCCCTGCCCGCGGTCGTCGAGTACGCCGGTTACGGCCGCGGGCGCGGCCTGCCGCACGAGCGGCTGACCTGGGTGAACGCCGGGTACGCGCATCTGCTGATGGACAACCGCGGACAGGGCGACCAGTACGGCAACGGCGGAGCCACCCCCGACCCGCACGCCTCGGCACCGGGCGGCCCGGGACCGGCGGCACGCGGCCTGCTCGACCCCCGCGACTACCACTACCGGCGGCTGATCACGGACGCGGTGCGCGCGGTGGCCGCCGTGCGCGCCCTTCCCGGGGTGGACGCCTCCCGCGTCGCGGCCGTCGGCAACAGCCAGGGCGGCGGGCTGGCGCTGGCCGTCGCGGGACTGGTGCCGGACCTGGCGGCGGTCCTGGTCACCGCGCCTTTCCTGTGCGGCATCCGACGGGCTCTGGATCTGACCGACGCGAGTCCGTACGGCGAGATCGGCGCGTACCTCTCCGTGCACCGGGGTGCGCAGGAGGCCGCGTACCGCACCCTCGCGTACATGGAGGGCATCTCCTTCGCGCGGCGCGCTGCCGCCCCGGCCCACTTCGGGATCGGCCTGCGCGACACGGTGTGCCCGCCGAGCGGGGCGTACGCGGCCTTCAACCGCTACGGCGAGCTGACCGGCGCGGACCCCCGCAAGGAGATCCACGCCTATCCGTACAACGGCCACGAGGGAGGCGACGCGGTGCAGGTGCGGCGCCAACTCGACTGGCTGCGCGAGGTGTTGGAGCCTGGCCCGGTCAGCTCACAGCGAGGATGA
- a CDS encoding ATP-binding protein: MSRRPNARTRTRSLRTRLLVFVSATLVVVCVAMGLITTLFQHAYLMGNLDDRVLDTAERALGGASLHPDIEDDLTFLRETGQPAGMLAARLDEDGAIVSAAVVVQDATQNLGTDQRAALAGMRADGAMHTRTVPGLGTYRLTVLVDGGVRVLAGLPMDDVQDMISGLVVIETGVAVAGLAAAGCVCTVVIRRQLRPLGRVAATAAEVSRAPLGHGEVTGLTRVPERDTDPGSEAGQVGAALNHLLDHVESSLAERQRSEERMRRFLADASHELRTPLASIAGYAELMNRGTDRIEPVLAWRRVSAESARMTGLVEDLLLLARLDEGRPLQSREVDLAALVAEAVWDARAAGSGHEWQLELRLDAPALVTGDDARLHQVVANLLSNARMHTPAGTRVVASVESTDDRRVIRVHDNGPGIPPALLPTVFERFTRADTSRSRADAKSGGSGLGLAIAAAITSAHGGRIQVGSTPGRTEFTIELPAVLEAGGEEWTVSGKWASV, from the coding sequence ATGAGCCGGCGACCGAACGCGAGGACGCGCACCCGGTCCCTCCGTACCCGCCTGCTGGTCTTCGTCAGTGCCACGCTGGTCGTCGTCTGTGTCGCGATGGGCCTGATCACCACGCTCTTCCAGCACGCCTATCTGATGGGCAACCTGGACGACCGCGTCCTCGACACCGCCGAGCGGGCCCTGGGAGGGGCTTCGTTGCACCCGGACATCGAGGACGACCTGACGTTTCTGAGGGAGACCGGGCAGCCCGCCGGAATGCTCGCCGCCCGGCTCGACGAGGACGGCGCCATCGTCTCCGCGGCCGTCGTCGTCCAGGACGCCACCCAGAACCTCGGCACCGACCAGCGCGCCGCCCTGGCCGGGATGCGGGCCGACGGCGCGATGCACACCCGGACCGTGCCCGGCCTCGGCACCTATCGGCTCACCGTCCTCGTGGACGGAGGCGTCCGGGTCCTCGCCGGCCTGCCCATGGACGACGTCCAGGACATGATCAGCGGCCTCGTGGTGATCGAGACGGGCGTCGCCGTGGCGGGGCTCGCCGCCGCCGGCTGTGTCTGCACGGTGGTCATACGACGGCAGCTGCGCCCCCTCGGCCGGGTCGCCGCCACCGCCGCCGAGGTCTCCCGCGCCCCGCTCGGACACGGCGAGGTCACCGGCCTGACCCGGGTGCCGGAACGGGACACCGACCCCGGCAGCGAGGCCGGCCAGGTGGGCGCGGCTCTCAACCATCTGCTCGACCACGTGGAGTCCTCCCTCGCCGAACGGCAGCGCAGCGAGGAGCGGATGCGGCGGTTCCTGGCCGACGCCAGCCACGAACTCCGTACACCGCTCGCCTCGATCGCCGGATACGCCGAGCTGATGAACCGCGGCACCGACCGGATCGAGCCGGTGCTGGCCTGGCGCCGGGTCTCGGCGGAGTCGGCGCGCATGACGGGTCTGGTGGAGGACCTGCTCCTGCTCGCCCGACTCGACGAGGGCCGCCCTCTTCAGTCCCGCGAGGTCGACCTGGCGGCGCTGGTCGCGGAGGCGGTGTGGGACGCGCGAGCCGCGGGCAGCGGCCACGAGTGGCAGCTCGAACTGCGCCTGGACGCCCCGGCGTTGGTCACCGGCGACGACGCCCGCCTGCACCAGGTGGTGGCCAACCTCCTGTCCAACGCGAGGATGCACACACCGGCGGGCACGAGGGTGGTGGCGTCGGTGGAGTCGACGGACGACCGCCGAGTGATCCGAGTCCACGACAACGGCCCGGGCATCCCGCCCGCGCTCCTCCCCACTGTCTTCGAACGCTTCACCCGAGCGGACACGTCCCGCTCCCGAGCCGACGCCAAGTCCGGCGGATCCGGGCTCGGCCTGGCCATCGCGGCCGCGATCACGAGCGCGCACGGCGGCCGCATCCAAGTGGGCAGCACCCCGGGCCGTACGGAGTTCACGATCGAACTTCCGGCGGTCCTGGAGGCCGGGGGTGAGGAGTGGACGGTCTCAGGGAAATGGGCTTCGGTGTAA
- a CDS encoding carbohydrate ABC transporter permease, protein MVKPSRSHRVFQGVNGVILTLVVVVTLYPFVNIVARSFSGERQIRAGEVTLWPKGFNLTTYRIVFQDSMFWRNYGNTVFYTVVSTVVAMVLTTCYAYVLSKKNLRGRGLLVGIAVFTMFFTGGLIPNYILVTELGLKNSVWAIALPNAISVFNLLVMKAFFESLPTELEEAAQIDGLSTYGILLRIVLPLSKAVVATMVLFYTVSFWNSWFSAFLYMDHSDLMPVTVYLRNLIAGATGGGNAGAGTADLSQVGASIQAVTIVLTALPIICAYPFVQRFFVSGVMLGAVKG, encoded by the coding sequence GTGGTGAAGCCGAGCCGTTCCCACCGGGTCTTCCAGGGCGTCAACGGGGTGATCCTCACCCTCGTCGTGGTGGTGACCCTCTATCCCTTCGTCAACATCGTCGCCCGGTCCTTCAGCGGGGAGCGGCAGATCCGGGCCGGTGAAGTGACCCTGTGGCCCAAGGGGTTCAACCTCACCACGTACCGGATCGTGTTCCAGGACTCGATGTTCTGGCGGAACTACGGCAACACCGTGTTCTACACCGTCGTGTCGACCGTCGTGGCCATGGTCCTGACGACCTGTTACGCCTACGTCCTGTCGAAGAAGAACCTCAGGGGGCGCGGGCTGCTCGTCGGCATCGCCGTGTTCACGATGTTCTTCACCGGCGGGCTGATCCCCAACTACATCCTGGTCACCGAGCTCGGACTGAAGAACAGCGTCTGGGCGATCGCGCTGCCCAACGCGATCAGCGTCTTCAACCTGCTGGTGATGAAGGCCTTCTTCGAGAGCCTGCCGACCGAGCTGGAGGAGGCCGCACAGATCGACGGCCTGAGCACCTACGGCATCCTGCTCAGGATCGTGCTGCCGCTGTCCAAGGCGGTGGTGGCGACCATGGTGCTCTTCTACACGGTGTCCTTCTGGAACTCCTGGTTCAGCGCGTTCCTCTACATGGACCACTCCGACCTGATGCCGGTCACCGTCTATCTGCGCAATCTCATCGCGGGCGCCACCGGCGGCGGCAACGCGGGCGCCGGCACCGCGGACCTCAGCCAGGTCGGCGCGAGCATCCAGGCCGTCACGATCGTGCTCACCGCGCTGCCGATCATCTGCGCGTACCCGTTCGTCCAGCGCTTCTTCGTCTCGGGCGTGATGCTCGGCGCGGTCAAGGGCTGA
- a CDS encoding IS110 family transposase, with protein sequence MDDIDDVGVFLGLDVGKTAHHGHGLTPAGKKVFDKQLPNSEPKLRAVFDKLAAKFGTVLVIVDQPASIGALPLTVARDAGCKVAYLPGLSMRRIADLYPGEAKTDAKDAAVIADAARTMPHTLRSLELTDEITAELTVLVGFDQDLAAEATRTSNRIRGLLTQFHPSLERVLGPRLDHSAVTWLLERYGSPAALRKAGRRKLVEVIRPKAPRMAQRLIDEVFDALGEQTVVVPGTGTLDTVIPSLARSLAAVHEQRRALEAQIKTLLEDHPLSKVLTSMPGVAVRTAAVLLVTVGDGTSFPTAAHLASYAGLAPATRSSGTSIHGEHAPRSGNRQLKRAMFLSAFAALHDPASRTYYDKCRARGKTHTQALLRLARHRISVLFAMLRDGTFYEPRTPETAPA encoded by the coding sequence TTGGACGACATCGACGACGTGGGCGTCTTCCTCGGCCTGGACGTCGGCAAGACCGCTCACCACGGGCACGGGCTGACCCCGGCCGGCAAGAAGGTCTTCGACAAACAGCTGCCCAACAGCGAGCCCAAGTTGCGGGCCGTGTTCGACAAGCTGGCCGCGAAGTTCGGCACCGTCCTGGTCATCGTGGACCAGCCCGCCTCGATCGGCGCCCTGCCCCTGACGGTCGCCCGGGACGCCGGCTGCAAGGTCGCCTACCTGCCCGGCCTGTCGATGCGGCGGATCGCCGATCTCTACCCGGGCGAGGCGAAGACCGACGCGAAGGACGCCGCAGTGATCGCGGACGCCGCCCGCACCATGCCGCACACCCTGCGCTCGCTGGAACTGACCGATGAGATCACCGCCGAACTCACGGTCCTGGTGGGCTTCGACCAGGACCTGGCGGCCGAGGCCACCCGCACCTCCAACCGAATACGCGGCCTGCTCACCCAGTTCCACCCCAGCTTGGAACGCGTACTCGGGCCCCGCCTGGACCACAGCGCCGTGACCTGGCTGCTGGAACGCTACGGATCCCCGGCCGCACTGCGAAAGGCCGGTCGCCGCAAGCTCGTTGAGGTGATCCGGCCCAAGGCCCCGCGCATGGCCCAGCGCCTGATCGACGAGGTCTTCGACGCACTCGGCGAACAGACCGTCGTCGTCCCCGGCACCGGCACCCTCGACACCGTGATCCCGTCCTTGGCCCGCTCCCTCGCCGCCGTCCACGAACAACGCCGGGCCCTGGAAGCCCAGATCAAAACCCTCCTGGAGGATCACCCTCTTTCGAAGGTCCTGACCTCGATGCCGGGGGTCGCGGTCAGGACCGCTGCCGTGCTGCTGGTCACCGTCGGCGACGGCACCAGCTTCCCCACCGCCGCCCACCTCGCCTCCTACGCCGGCCTGGCACCGGCCACCAGATCCTCCGGGACCTCGATCCACGGCGAACATGCACCCAGAAGCGGAAACCGGCAGCTCAAACGGGCCATGTTCCTCTCCGCCTTCGCCGCCCTGCACGATCCCGCCTCCCGCACCTACTACGACAAATGCCGGGCCCGCGGAAAGACCCATACGCAGGCCCTTCTCCGCCTGGCCCGTCACCGCATCAGCGTGCTGTTCGCCATGCTCCGCGACGGCACCTTCTACGAGCCCCGCACCCCCGAAACCGCCCCCGCATGA
- a CDS encoding lytic polysaccharide monooxygenase has product MILTKLSRVTRPRALFLVLVSLLATIPALSLVLTAGGKAEAHGTPMKPASRTFLCWQDGLTDTGEIKPINPACKNAQAVSGTTPFYNWFSVLRSDGAGRTRGFVPDGELCSGGNTNFTGFNAARDDWPLTHLTSGKTVDFSYNAWAAHPGWFYVYVTKDGFDPKKTLTWDDMEAQPFLSVDHPPLNGSPGTVEANYSWTGQLPANKSGRHIIYMVWQRSDSAETFYSCSDVVFDGGNGEVTGIHEPGNPTEPVPGTCTATRKTTGSWSGGYQSEVTVTNSGDVPMLGWMVDWTLPTGQKVDSLWNGNATYTGQGVMVHNANWNGSLSPGQSTTFGYVVTGSGGDTATTLPCRVG; this is encoded by the coding sequence ATGATCCTGACAAAGTTATCGAGGGTGACCCGCCCCAGAGCCCTCTTCCTGGTCCTCGTCTCCCTGCTCGCCACCATCCCCGCCCTCAGCCTCGTCCTCACCGCAGGCGGCAAGGCCGAGGCCCACGGCACCCCGATGAAACCCGCCAGCCGCACCTTCCTGTGTTGGCAGGACGGCCTCACCGACACCGGTGAGATCAAGCCGATCAACCCGGCCTGCAAGAACGCGCAGGCGGTCAGCGGCACCACGCCGTTCTACAACTGGTTCTCCGTGCTCCGCTCGGACGGCGCCGGCCGCACCCGCGGCTTCGTGCCGGACGGCGAGCTGTGCAGCGGCGGCAACACCAACTTCACCGGCTTCAACGCCGCCCGCGACGACTGGCCGCTCACCCACCTCACCTCGGGCAAGACGGTCGACTTCTCCTACAACGCCTGGGCCGCGCACCCGGGTTGGTTCTACGTCTACGTCACCAAGGACGGCTTCGACCCGAAGAAGACCCTCACCTGGGACGACATGGAGGCCCAGCCGTTCCTCAGTGTCGACCACCCGCCGCTCAACGGCAGTCCGGGCACGGTCGAGGCCAACTACTCCTGGACCGGCCAGCTTCCGGCGAACAAGTCCGGCCGCCACATCATCTACATGGTCTGGCAGCGCTCGGACAGCGCGGAGACCTTCTACTCCTGCTCCGACGTCGTCTTCGACGGCGGCAACGGCGAGGTCACCGGCATCCACGAGCCGGGCAACCCCACCGAACCGGTGCCCGGCACCTGCACGGCCACCCGTAAGACCACGGGCAGTTGGAGCGGCGGCTACCAGTCCGAGGTGACCGTCACCAACTCCGGCGACGTCCCGATGCTGGGCTGGATGGTCGACTGGACCCTGCCGACCGGCCAGAAGGTCGACAGTCTCTGGAACGGCAACGCCACCTACACCGGCCAGGGCGTGATGGTCCACAACGCCAACTGGAACGGCTCGCTCAGTCCGGGGCAGAGTACGACGTTCGGTTACGTCGTCACCGGCTCCGGAGGCGACACGGCCACGACCCTTCCCTGCCGCGTCGGCTGA
- a CDS encoding ABC transporter permease subunit yields the protein MSTSVKSASPPPGIEDPPAAVARPAPRSGWRRALRRDWQLYSLAVLPLLFFLVFRYLPMIGNVIAFRRFEPGGSMFGEDWVGLRYVRMFLSDPTFWQVFRNTLWLGGLTLVFCFPIPLVLALLLNEVRRRSLKRFVQSVSYLPHFLSIVIVAGLTLQMLATDGPVNHALGWLGHDEIRFIQEPGWFRTIYVGSEIWQTAGWGTILYLAALTTIDEDLYEAARIDGANRWRQIWHVTLPGIRPTMITLLILNVGTFMAVGFEKVLLLYNPLTYPTADVISTYVYRAGVESNSFSYAAAIGLFEAVIGLVLITTANTLSRRTVGTSLW from the coding sequence ATGAGCACATCCGTCAAGTCGGCCTCTCCACCACCCGGCATCGAGGACCCGCCCGCCGCAGTCGCCCGTCCGGCGCCGCGCAGCGGATGGCGCCGGGCCCTGCGCCGCGACTGGCAGCTGTACTCGCTGGCGGTCCTGCCGCTGCTGTTCTTCCTGGTCTTCCGCTATCTGCCGATGATCGGCAACGTGATCGCGTTCCGGCGCTTCGAGCCCGGCGGCTCGATGTTCGGTGAGGACTGGGTGGGGCTGCGCTATGTGCGCATGTTCCTCAGCGACCCGACCTTCTGGCAGGTGTTCCGCAACACCCTGTGGCTCGGCGGGCTCACGCTCGTGTTCTGCTTCCCGATCCCGCTCGTCCTCGCCCTGCTGCTGAACGAGGTGCGCCGACGCTCCCTGAAGCGGTTCGTGCAGTCGGTGTCGTACCTCCCGCACTTCCTGTCGATCGTGATCGTGGCGGGCCTCACCCTGCAGATGCTCGCCACGGACGGCCCGGTCAACCACGCCCTCGGCTGGCTCGGCCACGACGAGATCCGCTTCATCCAGGAACCCGGCTGGTTCCGCACGATCTACGTCGGCTCGGAGATCTGGCAGACCGCGGGCTGGGGCACGATCCTCTACCTCGCCGCACTCACCACCATCGACGAGGACCTGTACGAGGCCGCGCGCATCGACGGCGCCAACCGCTGGCGGCAGATCTGGCACGTCACCCTGCCCGGCATCCGCCCCACCATGATCACGCTGCTGATCCTCAACGTCGGCACGTTCATGGCGGTCGGCTTCGAGAAGGTCCTGCTCCTGTACAACCCGCTGACCTACCCGACCGCCGACGTGATCTCGACGTATGTGTACCGGGCGGGCGTGGAGTCCAACAGCTTCAGCTACGCCGCCGCCATCGGGCTGTTCGAGGCGGTCATCGGCCTGGTCCTGATCACCACCGCCAACACGCTCTCGCGCCGCACAGTGGGGACCAGCCTGTGGTGA